The following proteins are encoded in a genomic region of Halalkalicoccus subterraneus:
- a CDS encoding TRAM domain-containing protein produces MVSIPDRLQALITCRAAEREGRLQIEIPRELVDHAAVDPGAVYQVAVLPAATENATDDDRDTASSFNASASSSTPDQSEPPVEEGEIRTVTIDTLGDQGDGITRVERGFVVIVEDAKRDEEVTVEIDTVQSNVAFASIIERRE; encoded by the coding sequence ATGGTTTCGATTCCAGACCGGCTGCAAGCACTGATCACATGTCGGGCGGCTGAGAGAGAGGGACGACTGCAGATCGAGATTCCCCGTGAGTTGGTCGATCACGCGGCGGTCGATCCAGGAGCAGTCTATCAGGTCGCCGTGCTTCCGGCTGCGACCGAGAATGCAACAGACGACGATCGCGACACAGCGTCATCCTTCAACGCGTCAGCGTCTTCGTCGACGCCGGATCAGTCGGAACCGCCGGTCGAAGAAGGCGAGATTCGAACGGTGACGATCGATACACTCGGCGATCAAGGGGATGGAATCACTCGTGTCGAACGGGGATTCGTCGTGATCGTCGAGGACGCTAAACGTGACGAGGAGGTCACGGTCGAGATCGACACCGTCCAGTCGAACGTCGCGTTTGCGAGCATCATCGAGCGGCGAGAGTAG
- a CDS encoding PadR family transcriptional regulator gives MYDLTGFQRDLLYVIKGLDDPHGLGLKDELEGYYDKEIHHGRLYPNLDTLVNKGFVEKSQMDRRTNLYTLTARGQRELDARREWEQQYLRDTLKAA, from the coding sequence ATGTACGATCTCACCGGCTTCCAGCGGGATTTACTCTACGTCATCAAAGGATTAGACGATCCACACGGCCTCGGACTCAAAGACGAACTCGAAGGATACTACGACAAAGAGATTCATCACGGCCGGCTGTACCCCAACCTCGATACGCTCGTCAACAAAGGATTCGTCGAGAAGTCACAGATGGACCGGCGGACAAATCTCTACACACTCACGGCGCGTGGCCAGCGAGAGCTCGACGCACGTCGGGAGTGGGAACAACAGTACCTCCGTGATACGCTAAAAGCAGCCTAA